In Rhineura floridana isolate rRhiFlo1 chromosome 6, rRhiFlo1.hap2, whole genome shotgun sequence, one genomic interval encodes:
- the LRRC8D gene encoding volume-regulated anion channel subunit LRRC8D isoform X1: MLTSLERPLGMFTLAEVASLNDIQPTYRILKPWWDVFMDYLAVVMLMVAIFAGTMQLTKDQVVCLPVLQSAVNAKAQPSSSGSAKATNVVSESTAVPDKETQAVSTVSFDRAPVVTTDIPLSRSTFPPLHSTITNQEEKKEQKDPLGRKTNLDYQQYVFINQMCYHLALPWYSKYFPYLALIHTIILMVSSNFWFKYPKTCSKIEHFVSILGKCFESPWTTKALSETACEDSEENKQRLTGAQSLPKHVSTSSDEGSPSATTPMINKTGFKFSAEKPVIEVPSMTILDKKDGEQAKALFEKVRKFRAHVEDSDLIYKLYVVQTVIKTVKFIFILCYTANFVNEISFEHSCMPKVEHLTGYQEFECTHNMAYMLKKLLISYISLICVYGFVCLYTLFWLFRLPLKEYSFEKVREESSFSDIPDVKNDFAFLLHMVDQYDQLYSKRFGVFLSEVSENKLREISLNHEWTFEKLRQHISRNAQDKQELHLFMLSGVPDAVFDLTDLDVLKLELIPEAKIPAKISQMTNLQELHLYHCPAKVEQTAFSFLRDHLRCLHVKFTDVAEIPAWVYLLKNLRELYLVGNLNSENNKMIGLESLRELRHLKILYVKSNLTKIPSNITDVAPHLTKLVIHNDGTKLFVLNSLKKMVNVAELELQNCDLERIPHAIFSLTNLQELDLKSNSIRTIEEVISFQHLKRLTCLKLWHNKIVIIPPSITHVKNLESLYLSNNKLESLPAAVFSLQKLRCLDVSYNSIAVIPVEIGLLQNLQHLHITGNKVDILPKQLFKCTKLRTLSLGQNCITSIPDKIGQLLQLTHLELKGNCLDRLPVTLGQCRLLRKSGLIVEDHLFDTLPSEVKEALNQDTNIPFANGI, translated from the coding sequence GAATGTTTACCCTTGCAGAAGTTGCATCTCTTAATGACATTCAGCCAACGTACCGTATTCTGAAACCATGGTGGGACGTGTTTATGGATTATCTAGCAGTTGTTATGCTAATGGTCGCCATTTTTGCTGGAACCATGCAGCTGACCAAAGATCAGGTGGTCTGTTTGCCAGTGTTGCAGTCTGCTGTAAATGCAAAAGCGCAGCCCAGCTCCTCGGGAAGTGCCAAAGCTACAAATGTTGTATCAGAATCAACTGCAGTCCCAGACAAAGAAACGCAGGCAGTGAGTACTGTTTCCTTTGACAGGGCACCTGTTGTCACAACTGACATACCTCTCAGCAGATCTACCTTTCCACCATTGCACTCCACCATTACAAATCAGGAAGAGAAGAAGGAGCAGAAGGATCCTCTGGGCCGAAAAACTAACTTGGATTATCAGCAATATGTTTTCATTAACCAGATGTGCTACCACTTGGCTCTTCCATGGTATTCAAAGTATTTTCCCTACTTAGCTCTTATACATACTATCATTCTAATGGTCAGCAGCAATTTTTGGTTTAAATATCCAAAAACTTGCTCAAAGATTGAGCACTTTGTTTCCATCCTAGGGAAGTGTTTTGAATCTCCATGGACTACAAAAGCGTTGTCTGAAACGGCATGTGAGGATTCCGAGGAGAATAAGCAGAGACTGACTGGCGCCCAGTCTCTGCCAAAGCATGTGTCAACCAGTAGTGATGAAGGAAGTCCAAGTGCCACTACCCCCATGATAAACAAGACTGGCTTTAAGTTCTCAGCAGAAAAGCCAGTTATTGAGGTCCCTAGCATGACCATTTTAGACAAAAAAGATGGCGAGCAAGCCAAAGCTCTCTTTGAAAAAGTACGGAAATTCCGGGCCCACGTGGAGGACAGTGATTTGATTTATAAACTCTATGTTGTTCAGACTGTCATCAAAACTGTGAAATTCATATTTATTCTTTGCTACACAGCGAACTTTGTCAATGAAATCAGTTTTGAGCACAGCTGCATGCCCAAAGTGGAGCATCTGACTGGCTATCAAGAGTTTGAATGCACACACAATATGGCTTATATGCTGAAAAAGTTGCTCATAAGTTACATTTCTCTCATTTGTGTCTACGGTTTTGTCTGTCTGTACACACTCTTCTGGTTGTTCCGGTTACCCCTGAAGGAATACTCCTTTGAAAAGGTTAGGGAAGAGAGCAGCTTCAGCGATATTCCAGATGTTAAAAACGATTTTGCGTTTCTCTTGCACATGGTTGACCAGTATGATCAGCTGTACTCCAAGCGGTTTGGTGTCTTCTTGTCAGAGGTAAGTGAAAATAAACTGAGGGAAATAAGCTTGAACCACGAGTGGACTTTTGAAAAGCTGCGGCAGCACATTTCCCGCAATGCTCAGGATAAGCAAGAACTCCATCTCTTCATGCTTTCGGGGGTCCCAGATGCAGTCTTTGATCTGACTGACTTGGATGTGTTGAAACTTGAGCTGATCCCTGAAGCTAAAATCCCAGCTAAGATCTCCCAGATGACTAACCTTCAAGAGTTACACCTCTACCATTGCCCTGCAAAGGTGGAACAAACAGCCTTCAGCTTCCTCCGTGACCACCTGAGGTGCTTGCATGTGAAGTTCACTGATGTGGCAGAAATTCCAGCTTGGGTGTACTTACTTAAAAATCTTCGGGAGTTGTACCTGGTAGGCAACTTGAACTCTGAAAATAATAAGATGATAGGACTTGAATCTCTTAGAGAATTAAGGCACCTTAAAATTCTCTATGTGAAAAGCAATTTGACCAAAATCCCATCAAACATCACAGATGTGGCACCACATCTAACCAAGCTTGTAATTCATAATGATGGCACCAAGCTTTTTGTGTTGAATAGCCTTAAGAAAATGGTGAATGTAGCAGAGCTCGAATTGCAGAATTGTGACTTGGAGCGCATTCCGCATGCCATTTTCAGTCTCACTAACTTGCAGGAACTGGATTTAAAGTCAAACAGCATACGCACAATTGAAGAAGTCATTAGCTTCCAACATTTAAAAAGACTGACTTGTCTGAAGTTGTGGCACAATAAAATAGTCATCATTCCTCCTTCTATTACCCACGTGAAAAACTTGGAGTCGCTTTACCTCTCCAACAATAAACTCGAATCTTTACCAGCTGCTGTGTTCAGTTTACAGAAACTCAGATGCTTAGATGTAAGCTACAACTCCATTGCAGTGATTCCTGTGGAGATAGGCTTGCTCCAGAACCTGCAGCATTTGCATATCACTGGAAACAAAGTAGATATTTTGCCAAAACAGCTGTTTAAATGTACAAAGTTGAGGACTTTGAGCCTGGGGCAAAACTGTATCACCTCAATTCCAGATAAAATTGGCCAGCTGTTGCAGCTAACTCATCTagagctgaaggggaactgtTTAGACCGTCTCCCAGTTACACTGGGGCAGTGTCGGCTTCTCAGGAAAAGTGGACTCATCGTGGAAGATCATCTCTTTGACACATTGCCTTCAGAAGTCAAAGAAGCATTGAACCAAGATACAAACATTCCCTTTGCTAATGGGATTTAA
- the LRRC8D gene encoding volume-regulated anion channel subunit LRRC8D isoform X2: protein MFTLAEVASLNDIQPTYRILKPWWDVFMDYLAVVMLMVAIFAGTMQLTKDQVVCLPVLQSAVNAKAQPSSSGSAKATNVVSESTAVPDKETQAVSTVSFDRAPVVTTDIPLSRSTFPPLHSTITNQEEKKEQKDPLGRKTNLDYQQYVFINQMCYHLALPWYSKYFPYLALIHTIILMVSSNFWFKYPKTCSKIEHFVSILGKCFESPWTTKALSETACEDSEENKQRLTGAQSLPKHVSTSSDEGSPSATTPMINKTGFKFSAEKPVIEVPSMTILDKKDGEQAKALFEKVRKFRAHVEDSDLIYKLYVVQTVIKTVKFIFILCYTANFVNEISFEHSCMPKVEHLTGYQEFECTHNMAYMLKKLLISYISLICVYGFVCLYTLFWLFRLPLKEYSFEKVREESSFSDIPDVKNDFAFLLHMVDQYDQLYSKRFGVFLSEVSENKLREISLNHEWTFEKLRQHISRNAQDKQELHLFMLSGVPDAVFDLTDLDVLKLELIPEAKIPAKISQMTNLQELHLYHCPAKVEQTAFSFLRDHLRCLHVKFTDVAEIPAWVYLLKNLRELYLVGNLNSENNKMIGLESLRELRHLKILYVKSNLTKIPSNITDVAPHLTKLVIHNDGTKLFVLNSLKKMVNVAELELQNCDLERIPHAIFSLTNLQELDLKSNSIRTIEEVISFQHLKRLTCLKLWHNKIVIIPPSITHVKNLESLYLSNNKLESLPAAVFSLQKLRCLDVSYNSIAVIPVEIGLLQNLQHLHITGNKVDILPKQLFKCTKLRTLSLGQNCITSIPDKIGQLLQLTHLELKGNCLDRLPVTLGQCRLLRKSGLIVEDHLFDTLPSEVKEALNQDTNIPFANGI, encoded by the coding sequence ATGTTTACCCTTGCAGAAGTTGCATCTCTTAATGACATTCAGCCAACGTACCGTATTCTGAAACCATGGTGGGACGTGTTTATGGATTATCTAGCAGTTGTTATGCTAATGGTCGCCATTTTTGCTGGAACCATGCAGCTGACCAAAGATCAGGTGGTCTGTTTGCCAGTGTTGCAGTCTGCTGTAAATGCAAAAGCGCAGCCCAGCTCCTCGGGAAGTGCCAAAGCTACAAATGTTGTATCAGAATCAACTGCAGTCCCAGACAAAGAAACGCAGGCAGTGAGTACTGTTTCCTTTGACAGGGCACCTGTTGTCACAACTGACATACCTCTCAGCAGATCTACCTTTCCACCATTGCACTCCACCATTACAAATCAGGAAGAGAAGAAGGAGCAGAAGGATCCTCTGGGCCGAAAAACTAACTTGGATTATCAGCAATATGTTTTCATTAACCAGATGTGCTACCACTTGGCTCTTCCATGGTATTCAAAGTATTTTCCCTACTTAGCTCTTATACATACTATCATTCTAATGGTCAGCAGCAATTTTTGGTTTAAATATCCAAAAACTTGCTCAAAGATTGAGCACTTTGTTTCCATCCTAGGGAAGTGTTTTGAATCTCCATGGACTACAAAAGCGTTGTCTGAAACGGCATGTGAGGATTCCGAGGAGAATAAGCAGAGACTGACTGGCGCCCAGTCTCTGCCAAAGCATGTGTCAACCAGTAGTGATGAAGGAAGTCCAAGTGCCACTACCCCCATGATAAACAAGACTGGCTTTAAGTTCTCAGCAGAAAAGCCAGTTATTGAGGTCCCTAGCATGACCATTTTAGACAAAAAAGATGGCGAGCAAGCCAAAGCTCTCTTTGAAAAAGTACGGAAATTCCGGGCCCACGTGGAGGACAGTGATTTGATTTATAAACTCTATGTTGTTCAGACTGTCATCAAAACTGTGAAATTCATATTTATTCTTTGCTACACAGCGAACTTTGTCAATGAAATCAGTTTTGAGCACAGCTGCATGCCCAAAGTGGAGCATCTGACTGGCTATCAAGAGTTTGAATGCACACACAATATGGCTTATATGCTGAAAAAGTTGCTCATAAGTTACATTTCTCTCATTTGTGTCTACGGTTTTGTCTGTCTGTACACACTCTTCTGGTTGTTCCGGTTACCCCTGAAGGAATACTCCTTTGAAAAGGTTAGGGAAGAGAGCAGCTTCAGCGATATTCCAGATGTTAAAAACGATTTTGCGTTTCTCTTGCACATGGTTGACCAGTATGATCAGCTGTACTCCAAGCGGTTTGGTGTCTTCTTGTCAGAGGTAAGTGAAAATAAACTGAGGGAAATAAGCTTGAACCACGAGTGGACTTTTGAAAAGCTGCGGCAGCACATTTCCCGCAATGCTCAGGATAAGCAAGAACTCCATCTCTTCATGCTTTCGGGGGTCCCAGATGCAGTCTTTGATCTGACTGACTTGGATGTGTTGAAACTTGAGCTGATCCCTGAAGCTAAAATCCCAGCTAAGATCTCCCAGATGACTAACCTTCAAGAGTTACACCTCTACCATTGCCCTGCAAAGGTGGAACAAACAGCCTTCAGCTTCCTCCGTGACCACCTGAGGTGCTTGCATGTGAAGTTCACTGATGTGGCAGAAATTCCAGCTTGGGTGTACTTACTTAAAAATCTTCGGGAGTTGTACCTGGTAGGCAACTTGAACTCTGAAAATAATAAGATGATAGGACTTGAATCTCTTAGAGAATTAAGGCACCTTAAAATTCTCTATGTGAAAAGCAATTTGACCAAAATCCCATCAAACATCACAGATGTGGCACCACATCTAACCAAGCTTGTAATTCATAATGATGGCACCAAGCTTTTTGTGTTGAATAGCCTTAAGAAAATGGTGAATGTAGCAGAGCTCGAATTGCAGAATTGTGACTTGGAGCGCATTCCGCATGCCATTTTCAGTCTCACTAACTTGCAGGAACTGGATTTAAAGTCAAACAGCATACGCACAATTGAAGAAGTCATTAGCTTCCAACATTTAAAAAGACTGACTTGTCTGAAGTTGTGGCACAATAAAATAGTCATCATTCCTCCTTCTATTACCCACGTGAAAAACTTGGAGTCGCTTTACCTCTCCAACAATAAACTCGAATCTTTACCAGCTGCTGTGTTCAGTTTACAGAAACTCAGATGCTTAGATGTAAGCTACAACTCCATTGCAGTGATTCCTGTGGAGATAGGCTTGCTCCAGAACCTGCAGCATTTGCATATCACTGGAAACAAAGTAGATATTTTGCCAAAACAGCTGTTTAAATGTACAAAGTTGAGGACTTTGAGCCTGGGGCAAAACTGTATCACCTCAATTCCAGATAAAATTGGCCAGCTGTTGCAGCTAACTCATCTagagctgaaggggaactgtTTAGACCGTCTCCCAGTTACACTGGGGCAGTGTCGGCTTCTCAGGAAAAGTGGACTCATCGTGGAAGATCATCTCTTTGACACATTGCCTTCAGAAGTCAAAGAAGCATTGAACCAAGATACAAACATTCCCTTTGCTAATGGGATTTAA